TTTGGCCGTTTCTCTGGTGGTGGTGAGCCCCGGAGCCTGGAGGAAAAAATTGAAGATATAGGTTTACTGCACAAGTTAAACCAATCCAGTGGTGCCATTTCATTGCACATTCCCTGGGACATCCCACAAGATTATGATGCCATTAAAGCTTTAGCGGCCCACCATAACCTGCGTTTTGACGCCATGAATTCCAATACCTTTCAGGATCAGGCAAGTCAGGAACACAGCTATAAATTTGGCTCCTTGCAGCATGTTGATAAAGCCGTGCGTAAACAGGCAATTGACCATAACATTGAAGTGATCCGTCAGGGTGTTGCATTAGGATCTGATGCTTTAACCGTATGGTTGGCAGATGGTTCATGCTTCCCCGGTCAGCTGAACTTTAGAAAAGCTTTCCAGAATACATTGGAAAGTTTGGAAGAAATCTATGCTGCTTTACCAGAACAATGGAAAGTATTTGTAGAATACAAAGCATTTGAACCTAATTTTTATTCTACTACGGTGGGAGATTGGGGTCAGTCTTTATTATACGCCAGTAAATTAGGCCCTAAAGCCTATACCTTGGTAGATCTTGGTCACCATTTACCAAACGCAAACATTGAGCAGATCGTTTCTTTGTTGCTGATGGAAGGAAAGTTAGGTGGTTTCCACTTCAACGATTCAAAATACGGTGATGATGATTTAACTGCTGGAAGCATGAAACCTTATCAATTGTTCCTTATTTTTAATGAACTTGTAGAAGGTATGGATGCAAAGGGAATAGAACATGCTACAGGATTAGGTTGGATGATCGATGCTTCTCACAATGTGAAAGATCCTTTGGAAGATTTATTGCAGTC
The nucleotide sequence above comes from Pedobacter sp. MC2016-14. Encoded proteins:
- a CDS encoding TIM barrel protein, giving the protein MEIEKYQIDAHNEKLNATHERRFSFAASENENIEEVISKLIKFQIAIPSWALGTGGTRFGRFSGGGEPRSLEEKIEDIGLLHKLNQSSGAISLHIPWDIPQDYDAIKALAAHHNLRFDAMNSNTFQDQASQEHSYKFGSLQHVDKAVRKQAIDHNIEVIRQGVALGSDALTVWLADGSCFPGQLNFRKAFQNTLESLEEIYAALPEQWKVFVEYKAFEPNFYSTTVGDWGQSLLYASKLGPKAYTLVDLGHHLPNANIEQIVSLLLMEGKLGGFHFNDSKYGDDDLTAGSMKPYQLFLIFNELVEGMDAKGIEHATGLGWMIDASHNVKDPLEDLLQSVDAIMLSYAQALLVDRKALVAAQQENDVVRCQEILQQAFRTDVRAIVQEARLRSGGAAQPVELYRQLKVREQLIANRGLKTVATGL